A stretch of Halocalculus aciditolerans DNA encodes these proteins:
- a CDS encoding DUF3891 family protein, translating into MIVTESAGRYRFVTQPDHGALSGRLARHWGNDTFARPARRHSVLVAAEAHDQGWVDYDLRPRFEDGGPVDFTQVPDEDWHDFYADGVETVADLDAYAGLLTSMHAAGLRCSGYGARPAIPDRLDEPRCAGFVARQEAHQKKLADDLDLDDGDRAVLADLHERKETDETSPLWRNYLRLQAFDALSLYACTASTFGGDEIGPVPVDDDRTETLSLDPIGPAAVRVDPWPFDSDVVALPVRRRVVPSDADDPVEAYYAADVETVTYTLHA; encoded by the coding sequence ATGATTGTCACGGAGTCGGCGGGCCGGTATCGGTTCGTGACGCAGCCGGACCACGGCGCGCTGTCGGGTCGGCTGGCGCGACACTGGGGGAACGACACGTTCGCGCGACCCGCGCGCCGGCACTCGGTGTTGGTCGCCGCCGAAGCGCACGACCAGGGCTGGGTGGACTACGACCTCCGCCCGCGCTTCGAGGACGGCGGGCCGGTGGACTTCACGCAGGTCCCCGACGAGGACTGGCACGACTTTTATGCCGACGGCGTGGAGACGGTCGCCGACCTCGACGCCTACGCCGGCCTGCTCACCTCGATGCACGCCGCCGGCCTCCGGTGTTCGGGGTACGGCGCGCGCCCCGCCATCCCCGACCGCCTCGACGAGCCGCGGTGCGCGGGCTTCGTCGCCCGCCAGGAAGCCCACCAGAAGAAGCTCGCCGACGACCTCGACCTCGATGACGGGGACCGCGCCGTCCTCGCCGACCTCCACGAGCGGAAGGAGACCGACGAGACGAGCCCGCTCTGGCGGAACTACCTCCGGCTCCAGGCGTTCGACGCGCTCTCCCTCTACGCCTGCACCGCCTCCACCTTCGGCGGCGACGAAATCGGCCCCGTCCCCGTCGACGACGACCGAACTGAGACTCTCTCGCTCGACCCGATCGGCCCCGCTGCGGTCCGCGTGGACCCGTGGCCGTTCGACTCAGACGTCGTCGCGCTCCCCGTCCGCCGCCGCGTCGTCCCGTCCGACGCCGACGACCCCGTCGAAGCCTACTACGCCGCGGACGTCGAGACGGTGACGTACACGCTCCACGCCTGA
- a CDS encoding formyltetrahydrofolate deformylase: MSSDFAEITVVGGDRTGIVAEVTGALFERGVNIEDIDQAVRDGTFRMTLHADVSEMVCTRETLRDALDGVGDDLGVDVRVRFPDEADRKRLALLVTKESHPLEYLLKRRDALDAEIAVVIGNHDVLEPVADAHGVPFHDIGEKGGTPDEDELLRLLDDYDVDCVGLARYMRILSPDVVFRYEGRIINVHPSLLPSFPGAQPYRQALDAGVRIAGVTAHYVTTDLDQGPIIAQRAFDVPPDATVPDMKARGQPLEAAVLFEALRLHLNDDVAVHRGTVKFRGDPEDYQLGLTPEARAANPHEPVDDGLDAERVDPLEVNTDD; encoded by the coding sequence TTGAGTAGTGACTTCGCCGAGATCACCGTGGTCGGAGGGGACCGGACGGGAATCGTCGCCGAAGTCACCGGAGCGCTGTTCGAACGCGGCGTCAACATCGAGGACATCGACCAGGCCGTCCGCGACGGCACCTTCCGGATGACGCTCCACGCGGACGTCTCCGAGATGGTGTGCACGCGCGAGACGCTCCGCGACGCGCTCGACGGCGTCGGCGACGACCTCGGCGTCGACGTCCGCGTGCGCTTCCCCGACGAGGCGGACAGAAAACGCCTCGCGCTCCTCGTGACGAAAGAGTCCCACCCGCTGGAGTACCTCCTGAAGCGCCGCGACGCCCTCGACGCGGAGATCGCCGTCGTCATCGGGAACCACGACGTCCTCGAACCCGTCGCCGACGCCCACGGCGTCCCCTTCCACGACATCGGCGAGAAGGGCGGGACGCCCGACGAGGACGAACTCCTGCGCCTCCTCGACGACTACGACGTCGACTGCGTCGGCCTCGCGCGCTACATGCGCATCCTCAGCCCGGACGTCGTCTTCCGCTACGAGGGCCGCATCATCAACGTCCACCCGAGCCTCCTGCCGTCCTTCCCGGGCGCACAGCCCTACCGGCAGGCGCTCGACGCCGGCGTCCGCATCGCCGGCGTGACGGCGCACTACGTCACCACGGACCTCGACCAGGGCCCCATCATCGCCCAGCGCGCCTTCGACGTCCCGCCCGACGCCACCGTCCCCGACATGAAGGCGCGCGGCCAACCCCTGGAGGCCGCCGTGCTCTTCGAGGCCCTCAGGCTCCACCTGAACGACGACGTCGCCGTCCACCGCGGCACCGTGAAGTTCCGCGGCGACCCCGAAGACTACCAGCTCGGCCTCACTCCCGAAGCCCGCGCCGCGAACCCCCACGAACCCGTCGACGACGGCCTCGACGCCGAACGCGTCGACCCCCTCGAAGTCAACACCGACGACTAA
- the purS gene encoding phosphoribosylformylglycinamidine synthase subunit PurS, whose protein sequence is MTAYTATVTVRLKRGVLDPEAETTKRALERLGFELDALRSADRFELDLDADDADDAAERATEMADRLLANPTIHDYDVEVEARE, encoded by the coding sequence ATGACCGCGTACACGGCCACGGTGACCGTCCGACTCAAGCGGGGTGTCCTCGACCCCGAGGCCGAAACCACGAAGCGCGCCCTCGAACGCCTCGGCTTCGAACTCGACGCCCTCCGCTCGGCCGACCGCTTCGAACTCGACCTCGACGCCGACGACGCCGACGACGCCGCCGAGCGCGCCACCGAGATGGCCGACCGCCTCCTCGCCAACCCCACCATCCACGACTACGACGTGGAGGTCGAAGCCCGCGAATGA
- the purQ gene encoding phosphoribosylformylglycinamidine synthase I: MTVAVVRFGGSNCDRDAVRALEHFGVDAEIAWHEDGLPAEVSGIVLPGGFSYGDYLRAGAMAARSPIMDDVRDAVADGTPLLGVCNGAQIGCEAELTPGAFTTNASARFQCEPASLRVENAETPWTAAYDEGDVVEIPIAHGEGRYELDEAHVEELENEDRVLFTYCDENGEVSPDANPNGSTHAIAGVLGDEEHVAVMMPHPERATLPDLGRTDGQGILKAFA, translated from the coding sequence GTGACAGTCGCCGTCGTCCGCTTCGGCGGCTCGAACTGCGACCGCGACGCCGTCCGCGCGCTCGAACACTTCGGCGTCGACGCCGAAATCGCCTGGCACGAAGACGGCCTCCCAGCGGAGGTTTCAGGAATCGTCCTCCCCGGCGGGTTCTCCTACGGCGACTACCTCCGCGCCGGCGCGATGGCCGCGCGCTCCCCCATCATGGACGACGTCCGCGACGCCGTCGCCGACGGCACGCCGCTCCTCGGCGTCTGTAACGGCGCACAAATCGGCTGCGAGGCCGAACTCACGCCTGGCGCGTTCACCACCAACGCCTCCGCGCGCTTCCAGTGCGAACCCGCCTCCCTCCGCGTCGAGAACGCGGAGACGCCTTGGACGGCCGCCTACGACGAGGGCGACGTCGTCGAAATCCCCATCGCCCACGGCGAAGGCCGCTACGAACTCGACGAGGCGCACGTCGAGGAGCTCGAAAACGAGGACCGCGTCCTCTTCACGTACTGCGACGAGAACGGCGAGGTCTCCCCGGACGCGAACCCGAACGGCTCCACCCACGCCATCGCGGGCGTGCTCGGCGACGAGGAGCACGTCGCCGTCATGATGCCCCACCCCGAACGCGCGACCCTCCCCGACCTCGGCCGCACCGACGGCCAAGGAATTCTGAAGGCCTTCGCCTGA
- a CDS encoding archaeosine biosynthesis radical SAM protein RaSEA: protein MSQPSPEVYEEGRGMDAHNQVMRELRAEKGSKQYDPEEPTRVWIDEDNTPDGVVQSLTIILNTGGCRWARAGGCTMCGYVAESVEGGSVGVDALMSQIDSCLEHEAEEADEESPLVKIYTSGSFLDEREVEAEARRRIAETFADRKRIVVESLPDFVQADRVSDFVDVGLETDVAVGLETATDRVRHDCVNKYFDFADFEAAAAEAESVGAGIKAYLLMKPPFLAESEAIEDMKASVRRCADVDGCHTVSMNPTNVQRYTMVDDLHFRGGYRPPWLWSVAEVLEDTADVDCIVVSDPVGHGSDRGPHNCGECDDKVQLAIKDFDKRQDPSVFSEVTCECEHTWDAVVERETTYNLPLAE from the coding sequence ATGAGTCAGCCGTCGCCGGAGGTCTACGAGGAGGGGCGTGGGATGGACGCCCACAATCAGGTGATGCGGGAGTTGCGGGCGGAGAAGGGGTCGAAGCAGTACGATCCGGAGGAGCCGACGCGCGTGTGGATCGATGAGGACAACACGCCGGACGGCGTCGTGCAGTCGTTGACGATCATCCTCAACACGGGCGGGTGTCGGTGGGCGCGCGCCGGCGGCTGTACGATGTGCGGGTACGTCGCGGAATCCGTCGAGGGCGGGAGCGTCGGCGTCGACGCGTTGATGAGCCAGATCGACTCGTGCCTCGAACACGAAGCGGAGGAAGCAGACGAGGAGTCGCCGCTCGTGAAGATCTACACGAGCGGGTCGTTCCTCGACGAGCGCGAGGTCGAGGCGGAAGCCCGCCGGCGCATCGCCGAGACGTTCGCGGACCGAAAGCGCATCGTCGTGGAGAGCCTGCCCGACTTCGTGCAGGCCGACCGCGTGAGTGACTTCGTCGACGTCGGCCTGGAGACGGACGTCGCCGTGGGGCTCGAAACGGCGACGGACCGCGTGCGCCACGACTGCGTGAACAAGTACTTCGACTTCGCGGACTTCGAGGCCGCCGCCGCCGAAGCCGAATCCGTGGGCGCGGGCATCAAGGCCTACCTCCTCATGAAGCCGCCGTTCCTCGCCGAATCCGAGGCCATCGAGGACATGAAGGCCTCCGTCCGGCGCTGCGCCGACGTCGACGGCTGCCACACCGTCTCCATGAATCCGACGAACGTCCAGCGCTACACGATGGTCGACGACCTCCACTTCCGCGGCGGCTACCGCCCCCCCTGGCTCTGGAGCGTCGCCGAAGTGTTAGAGGATACCGCCGACGTCGACTGCATCGTCGTCTCCGACCCCGTCGGCCACGGCAGCGACCGCGGCCCCCACAACTGCGGCGAATGCGACGACAAAGTCCAGCTCGCCATCAAGGACTTCGACAAACGCCAAGACCCCAGCGTCTTCAGCGAAGTGACCTGCGAGTGCGAACACACGTGGGACGCCGTCGTCGAACGCGAGACCACCTACAACCTCCCGCTAGCAGAGTAG
- a CDS encoding VanZ family protein produces the protein MDRRLRWLPALAVAAVVLAASVSSGAPQGPELGPLGLVGFDKYLHALAYVALGGALGFALGTRRTWLAVLLAVGVATAYGGAIEIVQGVVGRDASLYDWAADALGAVVGALLAAALDPWLARIRPKGDPEN, from the coding sequence ATGGACCGCCGCCTGCGCTGGCTACCCGCGCTCGCCGTCGCCGCCGTCGTGCTCGCCGCCTCGGTCTCCTCGGGCGCGCCGCAAGGCCCCGAACTCGGCCCGCTCGGCCTCGTCGGCTTCGACAAATACCTGCACGCGCTCGCCTACGTCGCCCTCGGCGGCGCGCTCGGGTTCGCGCTAGGAACCAGGCGGACGTGGCTCGCCGTCCTGCTCGCCGTCGGCGTCGCCACCGCCTACGGCGGCGCGATCGAAATCGTCCAGGGCGTCGTCGGCCGCGACGCCTCCCTCTACGACTGGGCCGCCGACGCCCTCGGTGCCGTCGTCGGCGCGCTGCTCGCCGCCGCACTCGACCCCTGGCTCGCCAGGATTCGACCCAAAGGCGACCCCGAGAACTGA
- a CDS encoding AzlD domain-containing protein → MDALTIWLVILAIGIPTFLVRFSFIGLLGRLDDVPDSLERALRFVPAAVLAALVAPEFVAPSGSLGNVPLDALAGGLVAAVVAWRTEDVLATIASGMLVLWAVRFWPF, encoded by the coding sequence ATGGACGCGCTCACGATTTGGCTCGTCATCCTCGCTATCGGGATTCCGACGTTCCTCGTCCGGTTCTCCTTCATCGGCCTGCTCGGCCGGCTCGACGACGTCCCGGACTCGCTGGAGCGCGCGCTCCGCTTCGTGCCCGCGGCCGTGCTCGCCGCGCTCGTCGCCCCCGAGTTCGTCGCCCCGTCCGGGTCGCTCGGGAACGTCCCGCTGGACGCGCTCGCCGGCGGCCTCGTCGCCGCCGTCGTCGCGTGGCGCACCGAGGACGTCCTCGCCACCATCGCCAGCGGGATGCTCGTCCTCTGGGCCGTCCGTTTCTGGCCGTTCTGA
- a CDS encoding AzlC family ABC transporter permease, with protein MNRDAFRAGVRDALPLLLGIVPFGLVSGVAAVDAGFSLAQAMGLSVFVFAGASQLAALSLVQEGAPALVVVATAVVINLRMGMYSASLAPHFREYTTRWKAAMAYVLTDQAYALSVARYRGGDVDKRPYYLGVALTLWVVWQAATVVGLVVGGGVPESWGLSFTVPLVFLALLVPAVEDRATGVAAAVGAVAGTLGAVYLPLHLGLLAGGLCGVAAGLLVDNPDETDDAGDETAAGGETAGEPPRDADATEEVSE; from the coding sequence GTGAATCGTGACGCGTTCCGGGCGGGCGTCCGCGACGCCCTCCCGCTCCTCCTCGGAATCGTGCCGTTCGGCCTCGTGTCCGGCGTCGCGGCCGTCGACGCCGGGTTCTCTCTCGCGCAGGCGATGGGGCTCTCCGTCTTCGTGTTCGCGGGCGCGAGCCAGCTCGCCGCGCTCTCGCTCGTCCAGGAGGGCGCGCCCGCGCTCGTCGTCGTCGCCACCGCCGTCGTCATCAACCTCCGGATGGGGATGTACTCCGCGAGCCTCGCCCCCCACTTCCGCGAGTACACGACGCGGTGGAAGGCCGCCATGGCGTACGTGCTGACCGACCAGGCGTACGCGCTCAGCGTCGCGCGCTACCGGGGCGGCGACGTCGACAAGCGCCCGTACTACCTCGGCGTCGCCCTCACGCTCTGGGTCGTCTGGCAGGCCGCGACGGTCGTCGGCCTCGTCGTCGGCGGCGGCGTCCCCGAGTCCTGGGGGCTCTCGTTTACCGTCCCGCTCGTCTTCCTCGCGCTCCTCGTCCCGGCCGTCGAGGACCGCGCGACCGGCGTCGCCGCCGCCGTCGGCGCGGTCGCCGGCACGCTCGGCGCGGTCTACCTCCCCCTCCACCTCGGCCTGCTCGCCGGCGGCCTCTGCGGCGTCGCCGCCGGCCTCCTCGTCGACAATCCCGACGAAACAGACGACGCTGGCGACGAAACAGCCGCCGGCGGCGAGACCGCCGGGGAACCTCCGAGAGACGCTGACGCGACCGAGGAGGTGAGCGAGTGA
- a CDS encoding beta strand repeat-containing protein — MTARSNGSALRAKVPAVAAALLVVVSVVAGVVYFSGTVFGVGLAVQTGEPSVQSGEEATLVARNVDAGNNVTFAVNSDGDSKVETVVGTATAGDDGVATLRFTPTEYNITREGWYNFSATTTTSSWWGGSTTSRAINRSELDDTAPAVTLTGSETPDQHAGLTVTAADDVTNYERLDRLNVTLEGPRRVVLTNDDFTANSSLAWNETTYAVNASVPVDGNYTVSLTNATDGAGNAVPERTLPATRVTVDTHAPNLSSPAPTGYANATTPTIVVGATDDTLHVEESSIAVTLTQANATYLNASSTAHAGVSYNGTHVTVDPAKAGFDLAQGPASVTVTANDTDAPANHANRTWGFIVDSVAPEVTDASASDTGNENGIVADGDVVSLEATVTDAHLDAVTVDASAFGAGTVALERVNDTDTFAANVTVDDAPGLADGDRTLTVVAADAADNHMPVDAGTLTLDTSAPAISDVSPANNTFVNGNTTDVTATVTEANTLDSLHVTVEDSDGTLVDGDRSAKRVSFENGQLDVAIGGNDTRPLAEGPVTITMTGEDGEGNERTRRTQFIVDTVKPVFHTVSVEETGTQNGIVAPGTDVSIIANVSDRHLGTVRANMTGFGTGWVRLGSTANTTLGRTVAVRRDAVPGNHTVVLTAGDDAGNSYTFPVDTLAVDVTPPTYGEGSPSGVVSDSQPTVSVPLNATGSPLDAENVTVTVTNDGGAVFAGTVGNTTAATYENDTLAVNLSAADATLVDGQTTVLVQASDVDGNAATKTFAFAVDDTPPALSNVTVTPVDGDRAVTSGDRVRVEAEATDPHFDAVSADLTALGAGVQRLDRGVNDTYESTVTVGVDRAVDRSLTVPVTAVDTANNTATADTDALRLDTVPPEQPTVGALGNVTADAADAYAVPVSNVAGTTVTATLTAGNESVSAQKTAGSDTDATTVRVNASALPDGTVGVDVTASDAAGNAAPDTTPGATVVAKDTARPAVESANTAAGDETVFVSTSEALAAADAAAFAWTGDGSVTSVDARHDGLYALTLDRAVSESSIKNPNATVALTEAATDPVGTHAAANASGEPLHAGATALAGVDATVDSTRVTVTFNGPVAASDGGALTADDFTYTDAHANGSTAITSVKHAADGATATLTLDAPVAPGDLGNDTLGYDADAVVNTAGRSLPAATRAVADTDGVQVDTLDATTDYGTVTVAFESDEPLDRVEATVAAAYGNESATLTAGDFTVTESDGAYRYSADYRVPADNDYAVSLRHAVDYGGHDAGGASATATVDAHAPAIASAEITDVSAGGANTTVAVEFTEPVNAGGLGAGDVTVSDANVTSVTATRLDGGNATDRVDVTVAGSLDTSQSPVVSLSDGSVTEAAGDGTASSDAAAPVYATVRDLHEGRNYVSIPAESGHVDLADVDLSGVQSVWTYDHGMWQSFDPRAENNTLDRLEGGNGYVFVAEENRSIGFAVENTVPERAESNVTLDEGWNLVGHYQEDRQSVGVALDSVENVTRVRTASGQSMLAADGADDFRAGHAYWVYVSDGTQTYEPASGNATAAGGDA; from the coding sequence GTGACTGCTCGGAGCAACGGAAGCGCGCTTCGAGCCAAGGTTCCCGCCGTCGCGGCCGCCCTGCTCGTCGTCGTCTCCGTCGTCGCCGGCGTCGTCTACTTCTCCGGCACCGTCTTCGGCGTCGGTCTCGCCGTCCAGACCGGCGAGCCGTCCGTCCAGTCCGGCGAGGAGGCGACGCTCGTCGCCCGCAACGTCGACGCCGGGAACAACGTCACCTTCGCCGTCAACAGCGACGGCGATTCGAAGGTCGAAACCGTCGTCGGCACCGCGACCGCCGGCGACGACGGCGTCGCCACCCTCCGCTTCACGCCGACCGAGTACAACATCACGAGGGAGGGATGGTACAACTTCAGCGCGACGACGACGACGTCCTCCTGGTGGGGCGGGTCGACGACCTCGCGCGCCATCAACCGGAGCGAACTCGACGACACGGCCCCCGCGGTGACGCTCACGGGGAGCGAGACGCCCGACCAGCACGCCGGCCTCACCGTCACCGCCGCGGACGACGTCACGAACTACGAGCGACTCGACCGGCTGAACGTCACGCTCGAAGGCCCGCGCCGCGTCGTCCTCACGAACGACGACTTCACGGCGAACAGCTCGCTCGCGTGGAACGAAACGACGTACGCCGTGAACGCGTCCGTTCCCGTCGACGGGAACTACACGGTCTCGCTGACGAACGCGACCGACGGCGCGGGGAACGCCGTGCCGGAGCGCACGCTGCCCGCGACGCGCGTGACGGTGGACACGCACGCGCCGAACCTCTCCAGTCCCGCGCCGACGGGCTACGCGAACGCGACGACGCCGACCATCGTGGTCGGCGCGACCGACGACACCCTCCACGTCGAGGAGTCCTCCATCGCGGTGACGCTCACGCAGGCAAACGCGACCTACCTGAACGCGTCCTCCACCGCGCACGCCGGCGTCTCCTACAACGGCACGCACGTCACGGTCGACCCCGCGAAAGCCGGATTCGACCTCGCGCAGGGACCGGCGTCCGTGACGGTCACGGCGAACGACACGGACGCCCCGGCGAACCACGCGAACCGGACGTGGGGGTTCATCGTGGACAGCGTCGCCCCCGAGGTGACTGACGCGTCCGCGAGCGACACCGGGAACGAGAACGGCATCGTCGCCGACGGCGACGTCGTCTCGCTCGAAGCCACCGTGACGGACGCGCACCTCGACGCGGTGACGGTGGACGCGAGCGCGTTCGGCGCGGGCACGGTCGCCCTCGAACGCGTGAACGACACGGACACCTTCGCGGCGAACGTCACCGTCGACGACGCCCCCGGCCTCGCGGACGGCGACCGCACGCTCACGGTCGTCGCCGCGGACGCCGCGGACAACCACATGCCGGTCGACGCCGGCACGCTGACGCTCGACACGAGCGCGCCCGCAATCTCGGACGTCTCCCCCGCGAACAACACGTTCGTGAACGGGAACACGACCGACGTCACCGCGACAGTGACCGAGGCGAACACGCTCGACTCCCTCCACGTCACCGTCGAAGACTCGGACGGCACGCTCGTCGACGGCGACCGCAGCGCGAAGCGCGTCTCCTTCGAGAATGGGCAGCTCGACGTCGCTATCGGCGGGAACGACACGCGGCCGCTCGCCGAAGGCCCCGTCACGATCACGATGACGGGCGAGGACGGCGAAGGGAACGAGCGCACGCGGCGCACGCAGTTCATCGTTGACACCGTCAAACCGGTGTTCCACACGGTCTCCGTCGAGGAGACGGGGACGCAGAACGGCATCGTCGCGCCCGGCACGGACGTCTCCATCATCGCGAACGTCTCCGACCGCCACCTCGGCACGGTCCGCGCGAACATGACCGGGTTCGGCACGGGCTGGGTCCGCCTCGGCAGCACGGCGAACACCACGCTCGGCCGCACCGTCGCGGTCAGACGGGACGCCGTCCCCGGGAATCACACGGTCGTCCTGACCGCGGGCGACGACGCCGGGAACAGCTACACGTTCCCCGTCGACACGCTCGCCGTGGACGTGACGCCGCCGACGTACGGCGAGGGCTCGCCGAGCGGCGTCGTCTCCGACTCCCAGCCGACGGTGTCGGTGCCGCTGAACGCGACCGGCAGCCCGCTCGACGCGGAGAACGTCACCGTCACGGTGACGAACGACGGCGGCGCGGTCTTCGCGGGCACGGTCGGGAACACGACCGCCGCGACCTACGAGAACGACACCCTCGCCGTGAACCTCTCCGCGGCCGACGCGACGCTCGTCGACGGGCAGACGACCGTGCTCGTGCAGGCGAGCGACGTGGACGGGAACGCGGCGACGAAGACGTTCGCGTTCGCCGTCGACGACACCCCGCCCGCGCTCTCGAACGTCACGGTGACACCGGTCGACGGCGACCGGGCCGTCACGAGCGGTGACCGCGTGCGCGTCGAAGCCGAAGCGACCGACCCGCACTTCGACGCCGTGTCCGCCGACCTGACGGCGCTCGGCGCGGGCGTACAGCGCCTCGACCGCGGCGTGAACGACACGTACGAATCGACCGTCACCGTCGGCGTCGACCGCGCGGTCGACCGCTCGCTCACGGTTCCGGTGACCGCGGTCGACACCGCGAACAACACCGCGACCGCCGACACGGACGCGCTCCGCCTCGATACGGTTCCGCCGGAGCAGCCGACGGTCGGCGCGCTCGGGAACGTGACTGCTGACGCCGCGGACGCCTACGCCGTGCCGGTGTCGAACGTCGCGGGGACGACCGTCACCGCCACGCTCACCGCCGGCAACGAGTCCGTGAGCGCGCAGAAGACGGCGGGGAGTGACACGGACGCGACGACGGTTCGCGTGAACGCGTCCGCGCTCCCCGACGGCACGGTCGGCGTCGACGTCACGGCGTCCGACGCCGCCGGGAACGCCGCCCCGGACACGACGCCGGGCGCGACGGTCGTGGCGAAGGACACCGCCCGGCCGGCCGTCGAGTCCGCGAACACCGCCGCGGGCGACGAGACGGTGTTCGTCTCGACGAGCGAAGCGCTCGCGGCCGCCGACGCCGCCGCGTTCGCGTGGACCGGCGACGGCTCCGTCACGAGCGTCGACGCCCGGCACGATGGTCTCTACGCGCTGACGCTCGACCGCGCCGTGAGCGAGTCGAGCATCAAGAATCCGAACGCCACGGTCGCGCTCACCGAAGCCGCGACCGACCCCGTCGGCACGCACGCCGCCGCGAACGCGTCGGGCGAGCCGCTCCACGCCGGCGCGACGGCGCTCGCCGGCGTCGACGCCACCGTCGACAGCACACGGGTCACGGTGACGTTCAACGGTCCCGTCGCCGCGAGCGACGGCGGCGCGCTCACCGCTGACGACTTCACCTACACCGACGCGCACGCGAACGGCTCCACCGCGATCACGAGCGTCAAGCACGCGGCGGACGGGGCGACGGCGACGCTGACGCTCGACGCGCCCGTCGCCCCCGGCGACCTCGGGAACGACACGCTCGGCTACGACGCCGACGCGGTCGTGAACACCGCCGGGCGGTCTCTCCCCGCGGCCACGCGCGCGGTCGCCGACACCGACGGCGTGCAAGTCGACACGCTCGACGCGACGACCGACTACGGCACCGTCACCGTCGCCTTCGAGAGCGACGAACCGCTCGACCGCGTCGAAGCCACCGTCGCCGCCGCGTACGGAAACGAATCGGCGACGCTCACCGCCGGCGACTTCACCGTCACCGAATCCGATGGCGCGTACCGGTACAGCGCCGACTACCGCGTCCCCGCGGACAACGACTACGCGGTGTCGCTCCGGCACGCCGTCGACTACGGCGGCCACGACGCCGGCGGCGCGAGCGCGACGGCGACCGTGGACGCCCACGCCCCCGCCATCGCCAGCGCCGAAATCACGGACGTGTCGGCCGGCGGCGCGAACACCACCGTCGCGGTCGAGTTCACCGAGCCCGTGAACGCCGGCGGTCTCGGCGCGGGCGACGTGACCGTCTCCGACGCGAACGTCACGAGTGTGACGGCGACGCGGCTCGACGGCGGGAACGCCACCGACCGCGTCGACGTCACCGTCGCGGGGAGCCTCGACACCTCGCAGTCGCCAGTCGTCTCCCTCAGTGACGGGAGCGTGACGGAGGCCGCCGGAGACGGCACGGCGAGCAGTGACGCCGCCGCGCCCGTCTACGCGACCGTCCGCGACCTCCACGAGGGCCGGAACTACGTCTCCATCCCCGCTGAGTCCGGGCACGTCGACCTCGCCGACGTCGACCTCTCCGGCGTCCAGTCGGTCTGGACGTACGACCACGGGATGTGGCAGTCCTTCGACCCGCGCGCCGAGAACAACACCCTCGACCGCCTCGAAGGCGGGAACGGCTACGTCTTCGTCGCCGAGGAGAACCGCAGCATCGGGTTCGCCGTCGAGAACACCGTCCCCGAGCGCGCGGAGTCGAACGTGACGCTCGACGAGGGCTGGAACCTCGTCGGCCACTACCAGGAGGACAGGCAGTCCGTCGGCGTCGCGCTCGACTCCGTCGAGAACGTGACGCGCGTGCGGACCGCGAGCGGCCAGTCGATGCTCGCCGCCGACGGCGCGGACGACTTCCGCGCCGGCCACGCCTACTGGGTGTACGTCTCCGACGGCACGCAGACCTACGAGCCGGCGTCCGGCAACGCCACGGCCGCGGGGGGTGACGCGTGA